A single genomic interval of Hafnia alvei harbors:
- the cyoA gene encoding cytochrome o ubiquinol oxidase subunit II produces MRLSKLNKSFGILSLIAASALLSGCDMALLDPKGQIGLEQRSLILTALGLMLIVVIPVIVMTIVFTRKFRASNTDAKYTPNWSHSNKIEAVVWTVPIIIIAILATLTWKTTHELDPYKPLVSDVKPIRVDVISLDWKWLFVYPDLGIATVNELAFPANTPVNFRITSNSVMNSFFIPRLGGQIYAMAGMQTQLHLIANEPGKYNGISSSYSGPGFSGMKFTAIATPDNETFDQWVANVKKAPNQLTTMAEFDALAKPSEYHPVEYFSSANPELFVDVINKFMGSKKMDMKKDEHMDMDMGEHAHAGAEE; encoded by the coding sequence ATGAGACTCAGTAAATTAAATAAAAGCTTTGGGATATTATCTTTAATCGCAGCCTCGGCCTTGCTGAGCGGTTGTGATATGGCGCTTCTGGATCCTAAAGGACAAATAGGTCTAGAGCAGAGATCCCTGATACTGACTGCCCTTGGGCTGATGTTAATCGTGGTGATTCCAGTAATCGTAATGACAATTGTATTTACGCGTAAATTCCGCGCGTCAAATACTGATGCCAAATACACTCCCAACTGGTCTCACTCTAATAAAATTGAAGCTGTCGTTTGGACAGTGCCAATTATCATTATCGCTATCCTCGCAACATTGACGTGGAAAACGACTCACGAACTTGATCCGTATAAACCACTGGTCTCCGACGTTAAACCAATCCGTGTTGATGTAATTTCACTCGACTGGAAATGGTTGTTCGTTTATCCAGACTTGGGGATTGCAACCGTTAATGAACTGGCTTTCCCAGCCAATACTCCGGTTAATTTCCGCATCACGTCAAACTCGGTGATGAACTCATTCTTCATTCCGCGTTTAGGTGGGCAGATTTACGCGATGGCAGGCATGCAGACCCAACTGCATTTGATTGCCAACGAACCGGGTAAATATAACGGGATTTCCAGCAGCTACAGCGGTCCAGGATTCTCTGGAATGAAGTTCACCGCCATCGCAACGCCCGATAATGAAACCTTTGATCAGTGGGTTGCCAACGTTAAGAAAGCACCTAATCAGCTGACCACCATGGCTGAATTCGACGCATTAGCGAAGCCAAGTGAATACCATCCGGTTGAATACTTCTCTAGCGCTAATCCAGAATTGTTTGTCGATGTGATTAACAAATTCATGGGCAGCAAGAAGATGGACATGAAGAAAGACGAGCATATGGATATGGACATGGGTGAGCACGCTCACGCAGGAGCCGAGGAATAA
- the cyoB gene encoding cytochrome o ubiquinol oxidase subunit I, protein MFGKLTLDAVPYHEPIVMVTVAGIILGGLALLALITYFGKWKYLWTEWLTSVDHKRLGIMYIIVAFVMLLRGFADAIMMRSQQALASAGEAGFLPPHHYDQIFTAHGVIMIFFVAMPFVVGLMNVVVPLQIGARDVAFPFLNNLSFWFTVAGVVLINLSLGVGEFAQTGWLAYPPLSGKEYSPGVGVDYWIWSLQISGLGTLLTGVNFFATIIKMRAPGMSLMKMPVFTWTALCTNVLIIAAFPILTVTVALLTADRYLGTHFFTNDMGGNMMMYINLIWAWGHPEVYILVLPVFGVFSEVVATFCKKRLFGYTSLVWATVCITILSFIVWLHHFFTMGSGANVNAFFGIATMIISIPTGVKIFNWLFTMYQGRIVFNSAMLWTIGFIITFTVGGMTGVLLAVPGANFVLHNSLFLIAHFHNVIIGGVVFGCFAGMTYWFPKAFGFTLNETWGKRAFWFWIIGFFVAFMPLYGLGFMGMTRRLSQQIDPAFHPLLMVAAGGAALIACGIACQLIQIFVSVRDRDQNRDLTGDPWGGRTLEWSTSSPPPFYNFAIEPQVHSRDAFWELKEEGIAYKKPEKYAPIHMPRNTGAGVIIAGFSLVFGFAMIWDIWWLAIVCFLGMIATWIVHSFNDDVDYYVQVPEIESIENQHFEQISKAGVKYDN, encoded by the coding sequence ATGTTTGGAAAACTAACACTCGACGCCGTCCCGTACCATGAACCGATTGTTATGGTTACGGTTGCCGGCATTATCTTAGGCGGTCTGGCCCTTCTGGCTTTGATTACCTATTTTGGAAAATGGAAATACCTATGGACGGAGTGGCTAACTTCGGTTGACCATAAACGTCTGGGTATCATGTACATCATCGTGGCGTTTGTCATGCTGCTGCGCGGCTTTGCCGATGCCATCATGATGCGTAGCCAGCAGGCGCTTGCGTCCGCCGGTGAAGCCGGATTCTTGCCACCGCATCACTACGACCAGATCTTCACCGCTCACGGCGTTATCATGATCTTCTTTGTAGCAATGCCGTTCGTGGTAGGTCTGATGAACGTCGTTGTGCCGTTGCAAATCGGTGCTCGCGACGTTGCCTTCCCATTCCTGAATAACCTGAGCTTCTGGTTCACCGTTGCCGGTGTGGTTCTGATCAACCTGTCGCTGGGTGTGGGCGAATTTGCTCAAACTGGCTGGTTGGCCTATCCACCGCTATCAGGTAAGGAGTACAGCCCTGGCGTAGGGGTCGATTACTGGATATGGAGTCTACAGATATCCGGCTTGGGCACCTTGCTGACGGGCGTTAACTTCTTTGCCACCATCATCAAAATGCGTGCTCCTGGCATGTCTCTGATGAAAATGCCGGTTTTCACATGGACCGCATTGTGCACCAACGTTCTGATCATTGCTGCCTTCCCGATTTTAACCGTTACCGTTGCTTTACTGACGGCTGACCGCTACCTCGGCACCCATTTCTTCACCAACGATATGGGCGGCAACATGATGATGTACATCAACCTGATTTGGGCCTGGGGCCATCCGGAAGTGTATATCTTGGTTCTGCCTGTCTTCGGTGTGTTCTCCGAAGTGGTGGCAACCTTCTGTAAGAAACGTCTGTTTGGCTACACCTCGCTGGTATGGGCGACCGTGTGTATCACCATTCTGTCGTTCATCGTTTGGCTGCATCACTTCTTTACCATGGGGTCAGGTGCGAACGTCAATGCGTTCTTCGGTATAGCCACGATGATTATCTCGATTCCGACCGGGGTAAAAATCTTCAACTGGCTGTTCACCATGTACCAAGGCCGCATCGTGTTTAACTCTGCGATGCTGTGGACTATTGGCTTCATCATCACCTTTACCGTGGGTGGTATGACCGGAGTTCTGCTGGCTGTTCCTGGTGCAAACTTTGTTCTGCATAACAGCCTGTTCCTGATTGCGCACTTCCATAACGTGATCATCGGCGGTGTGGTATTCGGTTGCTTCGCCGGTATGACTTACTGGTTCCCGAAAGCATTTGGCTTCACGCTAAACGAAACTTGGGGCAAACGCGCATTCTGGTTCTGGATCATCGGCTTCTTCGTTGCCTTCATGCCGCTGTACGGCTTGGGCTTCATGGGCATGACTCGTCGTCTGAGCCAGCAAATTGACCCTGCATTCCATCCTCTGCTGATGGTTGCTGCGGGCGGCGCTGCGCTGATTGCATGCGGTATTGCCTGCCAGCTGATTCAGATTTTCGTGTCTGTTCGCGACCGCGATCAGAACCGCGATCTGACCGGCGATCCATGGGGCGGCCGTACGCTGGAGTGGTCAACGTCTTCTCCACCGCCGTTCTATAACTTCGCTATCGAGCCACAGGTTCATTCGCGTGATGCATTCTGGGAGCTGAAAGAAGAAGGTATCGCTTATAAGAAACCAGAAAAATATGCACCAATTCATATGCCACGTAACACTGGCGCAGGCGTCATCATTGCAGGCTTCAGCCTCGTCTTTGGTTTTGCCATGATTTGGGACATCTGGTGGCTGGCGATTGTCTGCTTCCTGGGCATGATTGCCACGTGGATCGTGCACAGCTTCAACGATGATGTTGATTACTACGTTCAAGTTCCTGAAATTGAAAGTATTGAGAATCAACACTTTGAACAAATTAGCAAAGCAGGCGTGAAATATGACAACTGA
- a CDS encoding cytochrome o ubiquinol oxidase subunit III, with product MTTDTLHHTHGQEAHAEHGHHDAGDTKVFGFWVYLMSDCILFASLFATYAVLVNGTADGPSGKDIFELPFVLVETFLLLFSSITYGFAMLAMNKGKVGTVNTWLGLTFLFGAGFIAMEIYEFHHLIAEGFGPDKSAFLSAFFTLVGTHGIHVTSGLIWIIVMMIQVGKKGLTARNRTRLMCLSLFWHFLDVVWICVFTVVYLMGAM from the coding sequence ATGACAACTGATACTTTACATCATACTCACGGTCAGGAGGCCCATGCGGAGCATGGGCACCACGACGCCGGTGACACGAAAGTGTTCGGCTTCTGGGTCTACCTGATGAGCGACTGTATTCTGTTCGCGAGCTTGTTCGCAACGTATGCAGTCTTGGTCAACGGCACCGCTGACGGCCCATCCGGCAAAGATATTTTTGAACTGCCGTTTGTGTTGGTTGAAACCTTCCTGCTGTTATTTAGCAGCATCACCTATGGCTTCGCCATGCTGGCGATGAACAAAGGTAAAGTAGGCACCGTAAATACCTGGTTAGGCTTGACCTTCCTGTTCGGTGCAGGCTTCATCGCGATGGAAATCTACGAATTCCATCACCTGATTGCCGAAGGTTTTGGTCCAGACAAAAGTGCATTCCTGTCTGCCTTCTTTACCTTGGTTGGCACGCACGGTATTCACGTTACCAGTGGCCTGATCTGGATTATCGTGATGATGATTCAGGTAGGCAAAAAAGGCCTGACCGCGCGTAACCGTACTCGCCTGATGTGTCTGAGCCTGTTCTGGCACTTCTTGGACGTGGTGTGGATCTGCGTATTCACCGTAGTTTATCTGATGGGGGCAATGTAA
- a CDS encoding cytochrome o ubiquinol oxidase subunit IV produces MSHSPTTGHHSTDNNGASHGSAKSYMIGFILSVILTVIPFWMVMEGTASHQTILVTVVAMAVIQIFVHLVYFLHMNTSSEERWNLIALAFTALIIAIVVVGSLWIMYNLNINMMVH; encoded by the coding sequence ATGAGTCACTCACCTACAACGGGTCACCATTCTACAGACAACAACGGTGCTAGCCACGGCAGCGCAAAGTCTTACATGATTGGCTTTATTCTGTCGGTCATCCTTACGGTTATCCCGTTCTGGATGGTGATGGAAGGTACCGCTTCGCACCAAACGATTTTGGTTACCGTGGTGGCGATGGCAGTGATTCAGATTTTTGTTCATCTGGTGTACTTCCTGCACATGAACACCTCGTCTGAAGAGCGTTGGAACCTGATAGCTCTGGCATTTACCGCCTTGATTATCGCCATTGTTGTCGTTGGCTCACTTTGGATTATGTACAACCTCAACATCAATATGATGGTCCACTAA
- the cyoE gene encoding heme o synthase: MMKQYLQVTKPGIIFGNLISVIGGFFLASKGSLDVPLFIATMVGVSLVVASGCVFNNYIDRDIDKIMERTKNRVLVKGLIAPKVTLTYATLLGLAGVALLYVAANPLAALLAVIGFIVYVGVYSLYMKRHSVYGTLIGSLSGAAPPVIGYCAVSNEFDAGALILLAIFSLWQMPHSYAIAIFRFKDYQAANIPVLPVVKGISVAKNHITLYIVAFMVATLMLSLGGYAGYKYLVVAAAVSVWWLGMALSGYKKAVDDRVWARKLFVFSIVTITCLSVMMSVDFQSPATESLLTMLR; this comes from the coding sequence ATGATGAAGCAATACCTGCAAGTAACAAAACCGGGCATTATCTTCGGTAACCTGATTTCGGTTATCGGTGGATTCTTCCTGGCCTCGAAGGGGAGCTTAGATGTTCCCCTGTTCATCGCGACCATGGTAGGCGTGTCGCTGGTTGTCGCCTCGGGCTGTGTATTTAATAACTACATTGACCGAGACATAGATAAAATTATGGAGCGAACCAAAAACCGCGTTTTGGTGAAAGGGTTAATCGCGCCTAAAGTGACATTGACCTACGCTACGCTGTTGGGCCTTGCCGGTGTTGCACTGTTATATGTTGCGGCTAATCCGTTAGCCGCGCTGTTGGCAGTGATTGGCTTCATCGTCTACGTTGGCGTTTACAGCCTGTATATGAAGCGTCATTCCGTATACGGTACGCTGATTGGCAGCCTGTCTGGCGCCGCTCCACCGGTTATTGGCTATTGCGCCGTCAGCAACGAGTTTGACGCCGGCGCGCTGATCCTTCTGGCTATTTTCAGCCTGTGGCAGATGCCGCACTCCTATGCGATTGCCATCTTCCGCTTCAAGGATTATCAAGCTGCCAATATTCCAGTATTGCCCGTGGTTAAAGGTATTTCGGTAGCTAAAAACCACATCACGCTGTACATCGTGGCGTTTATGGTTGCCACGCTGATGCTGTCTCTAGGCGGGTATGCTGGCTATAAATATCTGGTTGTTGCAGCCGCGGTCAGCGTGTGGTGGTTAGGTATGGCGCTCTCTGGCTATAAGAAAGCGGTGGACGATCGCGTATGGGCTCGCAAACTGTTTGTGTTCTCCATCGTGACCATCACTTGCCTGAGCGTAATGATGTCGGTTGACTTCCAGTCTCCGGCAACAGAAAGCCTGCTAACGATGCTGCGTTGA
- a CDS encoding MFS transporter yields MNDFQMTPEERKATWGLGTVFSLRMLGMFMVLPVLTTYGMSLAGASETLIGLAIGIYGLTQAVFQIPFGLFSDRIGRKPLIVGGLLIFALGSAIAAMTDSIWGVILGRALQGSGAIAAAVMALLSDLTREQNRTKAMAFIGVSFGVTFAIAMVAGPIITHAIGLSGLFWMIALLALGGVIITLFCIPTPRHHVLNRESSMVKGSFSKVLANSRLLKLNFGIMCVHILLMSSFVALPPLMEEAGLARDNQWKVYLVTMLIAFVCVIPFIIYAEKQRRMKQVFQVCVILMLAAEVILWYADLNLWGIIFGVQVFFIAFNVMEALLPSLISKESPAGYKGTAMGIYSTSQFLGVAIGGSLGGFLYSHNGAATVFTGCAVLAVIWLAVSMTMKEPPYVSSLRIVIPDTIPATPELELALKQLHGVADVVLIPEEKTAYVKIDSKITNRGDIELFVAGQH; encoded by the coding sequence ATGAATGATTTTCAGATGACACCAGAGGAACGGAAAGCCACCTGGGGTCTAGGAACCGTATTCTCATTGCGTATGCTTGGGATGTTTATGGTTTTGCCGGTGCTAACCACCTATGGTATGTCTTTGGCGGGCGCTTCCGAAACGTTAATCGGGCTCGCGATTGGAATTTATGGCTTAACACAAGCCGTCTTCCAGATCCCATTTGGCCTCTTTTCCGACCGAATCGGACGTAAACCTCTGATCGTCGGTGGACTACTGATATTTGCTCTCGGCAGCGCCATTGCGGCCATGACAGACTCAATATGGGGCGTGATCCTTGGCCGCGCTTTACAAGGCTCGGGAGCTATTGCCGCCGCGGTTATGGCGCTGTTATCCGACTTAACCCGTGAGCAAAATCGCACTAAGGCGATGGCATTTATCGGCGTCAGTTTTGGCGTCACCTTTGCCATTGCAATGGTCGCAGGCCCGATTATCACCCACGCAATTGGCCTCTCCGGGCTTTTCTGGATGATCGCGCTGCTCGCATTAGGTGGCGTTATCATCACGCTCTTTTGCATCCCAACGCCGCGCCATCACGTGCTGAACCGTGAATCGAGCATGGTGAAGGGCAGTTTTAGCAAAGTACTGGCAAACAGCCGGTTGCTTAAGCTTAATTTCGGCATTATGTGCGTACATATTTTACTGATGTCGAGCTTTGTAGCGCTGCCACCGCTCATGGAAGAAGCGGGTCTGGCAAGGGATAATCAGTGGAAAGTCTATTTAGTGACCATGCTGATCGCATTTGTCTGCGTTATCCCTTTCATCATCTATGCTGAAAAACAGCGTCGTATGAAACAGGTATTTCAGGTGTGCGTTATTTTAATGCTCGCCGCTGAGGTAATCCTCTGGTACGCCGATTTAAACCTGTGGGGCATTATCTTTGGCGTTCAAGTTTTCTTTATTGCATTCAATGTGATGGAAGCGCTATTGCCTTCACTGATCAGCAAAGAGTCGCCCGCTGGATATAAAGGCACAGCGATGGGAATTTACTCCACCAGCCAATTTCTCGGCGTGGCCATCGGTGGGAGCTTAGGCGGATTCTTATATTCACATAACGGCGCGGCAACCGTGTTTACCGGATGCGCAGTGTTGGCCGTGATCTGGCTTGCGGTTAGCATGACGATGAAAGAGCCTCCTTACGTCAGCAGTTTGCGCATTGTTATTCCCGACACGATCCCTGCAACGCCAGAATTAGAACTGGCGCTTAAACAACTGCACGGCGTGGCTGATGTGGTGCTTATTCCTGAAGAAAAAACGGCGTATGTGAAGATTGATTCTAAAATCACCAACCGCGGCGATATTGAGCTGTTTGTGGCGGGGCAGCATTAG
- a CDS encoding YajQ family cyclic di-GMP-binding protein, translated as MPSFDIVSEIDIQEVRNAVENASRELGTRWDFRNVEASFELNEKNESIKISSISDFQVNQLVDIMREKLAKRGIDGAALEIPEQIEHSGKTYSIEATLKKGIDSAMAKKVIKLIKDSKLKVQAQVQGEQVRVTGKSRDDLQGVMALIRGADLGQPFQFNNFRD; from the coding sequence ATGCCTTCATTCGATATCGTTTCTGAAATTGATATTCAAGAAGTTCGTAACGCCGTAGAAAACGCTTCACGTGAGCTAGGAACCCGTTGGGATTTTCGCAACGTTGAAGCCAGCTTTGAGCTGAATGAGAAAAATGAAAGTATAAAAATCTCCAGCATCTCTGATTTCCAAGTCAACCAGCTCGTGGATATTATGCGCGAAAAACTGGCGAAACGTGGCATCGATGGTGCTGCATTAGAGATCCCAGAGCAGATAGAACACAGCGGTAAAACCTACAGCATTGAAGCCACGCTGAAAAAGGGCATTGATAGCGCAATGGCGAAAAAAGTCATTAAGCTGATTAAAGACAGCAAGTTGAAAGTGCAGGCGCAGGTTCAGGGTGAACAAGTGCGTGTCACGGGTAAATCACGCGATGATTTGCAGGGCGTTATGGCCCTTATTCGTGGTGCAGATTTGGGACAACCATTCCAGTTTAATAACTTCCGCGATTAA
- the panE gene encoding 2-dehydropantoate 2-reductase: MKITVLGCGALGQLWLSALEQAGHDVQGWLRVPQPYCPVNIIQLNGQSYNKNLAANDPLHLAESQILLVTLKAWQVYNGLVPLLAKIPPHCRIILLHNGMGSQDELPKLIEQPLFQGVTTHAARRDGNTIIHVAAGATHIGPTNSAAIGQSNVAEVLHQALPDVAWHDNIMPAIWKKLAVNCVINPLSVIYNCRNGDLQKYMPHVEAIVKEISDVMEAEGYRTSPESLLHYVTNVMCMTADNYSSMYQDVQAQRHTEIDYITGYLLRMARKHGLSVTENAHIFETIKRKEQTYERIGSGVSGSW, encoded by the coding sequence ATGAAAATAACAGTTCTTGGTTGTGGGGCGCTAGGGCAGCTATGGTTATCGGCACTGGAACAAGCTGGGCACGATGTTCAAGGCTGGTTGCGCGTGCCTCAGCCCTACTGTCCAGTTAACATAATCCAACTTAACGGGCAGTCCTACAATAAAAACCTCGCAGCGAACGACCCTCTGCATTTAGCCGAAAGCCAAATTTTATTGGTTACGCTAAAAGCTTGGCAGGTATACAACGGTTTGGTTCCGTTGCTGGCAAAAATCCCCCCTCATTGCCGAATTATCCTGCTGCATAACGGCATGGGCAGTCAGGATGAGTTACCAAAGCTGATTGAACAACCTCTATTTCAAGGGGTAACCACCCATGCCGCGCGCCGTGATGGCAATACGATTATCCACGTTGCCGCGGGTGCGACGCATATCGGTCCAACGAACTCAGCCGCTATTGGGCAAAGCAACGTTGCTGAAGTCTTGCATCAGGCGCTTCCTGATGTGGCATGGCATGACAACATCATGCCCGCTATTTGGAAAAAATTAGCCGTTAACTGCGTTATTAATCCATTGTCGGTCATCTATAACTGCCGCAACGGCGATCTGCAAAAATACATGCCGCACGTAGAGGCCATCGTAAAAGAAATCTCCGATGTCATGGAGGCTGAAGGGTATCGAACATCCCCCGAAAGCCTATTGCATTACGTGACCAACGTGATGTGCATGACCGCCGATAATTACTCTTCTATGTACCAAGACGTGCAGGCACAGCGACATACTGAAATTGACTACATCACCGGCTATCTGCTCAGGATGGCACGTAAGCACGGGCTTAGCGTTACTGAGAATGCCCATATTTTTGAAACCATTAAACGAAAGGAACAAACCTATGAGCGCATCGGCTCTGGTGTGTCTGGCTCCTGGTAG
- the yajL gene encoding protein deglycase YajL, with protein MSASALVCLAPGSEETEAVTTIDLLVRAGIKVTTASAASDGELVIVCSRGVKLLADKPLVQVADESYDVIVLPGGMQGAECFRDSELVVEKVRQMHLEGKLVAAICAAPALVLAHHKLFPIGNITCFPTLKDQIPENQWIDKRAYFDERVNLLTSQGPGTSIDFALKIIDVLLGKEKAAEVAAQLIPASGIYDYQEW; from the coding sequence ATGAGCGCATCGGCTCTGGTGTGTCTGGCTCCTGGTAGCGAAGAAACTGAAGCAGTAACAACCATTGATTTGCTTGTTCGCGCGGGCATTAAAGTCACTACGGCAAGTGCTGCCAGCGATGGCGAATTAGTCATAGTCTGTTCACGCGGCGTTAAACTGCTAGCAGATAAACCACTGGTTCAGGTTGCCGATGAGTCTTATGACGTGATTGTTTTGCCCGGTGGAATGCAAGGCGCCGAGTGTTTTCGAGACAGTGAATTAGTCGTTGAGAAAGTGCGTCAAATGCATCTAGAAGGAAAACTGGTCGCCGCAATTTGTGCTGCACCAGCGTTAGTATTGGCTCACCACAAACTATTCCCAATAGGGAATATCACCTGTTTCCCAACGCTGAAAGATCAAATCCCCGAAAATCAGTGGATCGACAAACGCGCTTACTTTGATGAACGCGTTAACCTGCTAACCAGCCAAGGGCCGGGAACCAGCATCGATTTTGCGCTAAAGATTATCGACGTGCTTTTAGGCAAAGAAAAAGCCGCCGAAGTGGCAGCTCAGTTAATTCCCGCATCGGGGATCTATGACTATCAGGAGTGGTAA
- the thiI gene encoding tRNA uracil 4-sulfurtransferase ThiI: protein MKFIIKLFPEITIKSQSVRLRFIKILTGNIRNVLKKQIDEVAIVRHWDHIEVRAKDESRTEQVRDALTRIPGIHHILEVDDCPYTDMHNIFEQTLEMYRDKLEGKTFCVRVKRRGKHDFTSIEVERYVGGGLNQHIESAKVKLSHPQVTVHLEIEDDRLLLIKGRYEGLGGYPIGTQEDVLSLISGGFDSGVSSYMLMRRGCRVHYCFFNLGGSAHEIGVKQVAHYLWNRFGSSHRVRFVAIDFAPVVGEILEKIDDGQMGVILKRMMMRAASKVAERYGVQALVTGEALGQVSSQTLTNLRLIDGVTDTLILRPLISHDKEHIIDMAREIGTEDFAKTMPEFCGVISKSPTVKAVKSKIEAEEENFDFDILERVVAEAQNMDIREIAQQTSEQVVEVETVDALSGDEVVLDIRSNDEQEDKPLKIEGLEVKSLPFYKLATQFGDLDQNRNYVLYCDRGVMSRLQALYLKEQGYNNVKVYRP from the coding sequence ATGAAGTTTATCATTAAATTATTCCCAGAAATTACTATCAAAAGCCAATCAGTGCGTTTGCGCTTTATTAAGATCCTTACCGGGAACATTCGCAACGTTCTGAAAAAACAAATTGATGAAGTGGCTATCGTACGCCATTGGGATCATATCGAAGTTCGCGCTAAAGATGAAAGCCGCACCGAACAGGTTCGTGATGCTTTAACACGAATCCCTGGGATCCATCACATTTTAGAAGTTGATGACTGCCCTTACACCGATATGCACAACATCTTTGAGCAAACGCTTGAAATGTATCGTGACAAGCTGGAAGGGAAAACCTTCTGCGTGCGTGTTAAGCGTCGTGGTAAGCATGATTTTACGTCGATTGAAGTTGAACGCTACGTGGGTGGTGGTCTAAATCAGCATATTGAAAGTGCTAAGGTAAAACTGTCCCATCCTCAGGTCACCGTTCATCTGGAAATTGAAGACGACCGCCTGCTGCTGATCAAAGGTCGCTACGAAGGCTTAGGTGGCTACCCAATCGGTACGCAGGAAGATGTGCTGTCGCTGATTTCCGGTGGCTTCGATTCCGGCGTTTCCAGCTATATGCTGATGCGCCGTGGCTGCCGTGTACATTACTGTTTCTTCAATCTGGGTGGTTCTGCGCATGAAATTGGCGTCAAACAAGTCGCTCATTATCTGTGGAACCGTTTTGGCAGCTCTCATCGTGTGCGTTTTGTGGCCATCGATTTTGCCCCTGTGGTGGGTGAAATTCTGGAGAAAATCGATGATGGCCAAATGGGCGTTATCCTCAAGCGCATGATGATGCGTGCGGCGTCGAAAGTTGCAGAACGTTATGGCGTTCAGGCTTTGGTTACCGGTGAAGCACTGGGACAAGTTTCAAGTCAAACGCTAACCAATTTGCGTTTGATTGACGGCGTAACCGACACGCTGATCCTGCGCCCGCTGATTTCGCACGATAAAGAACATATCATTGATATGGCTCGTGAAATTGGGACTGAAGATTTTGCCAAAACCATGCCTGAATTCTGCGGCGTGATTTCAAAAAGTCCAACCGTAAAAGCCGTGAAGTCCAAGATTGAAGCTGAAGAAGAAAACTTCGATTTCGACATTCTTGAACGTGTGGTGGCCGAAGCGCAAAACATGGATATCCGTGAAATCGCCCAGCAAACCAGCGAGCAGGTGGTCGAAGTTGAAACCGTTGATGCACTAAGCGGTGATGAAGTAGTTCTGGATATTCGCTCTAACGACGAACAAGAAGACAAACCGCTGAAGATTGAAGGGCTAGAAGTGAAAAGCCTACCATTCTACAAACTGGCTACTCAGTTTGGCGATCTCGATCAGAACCGCAACTATGTGTTGTACTGCGATCGTGGCGTGATGAGCCGCTTGCAGGCGCTGTATCTGAAAGAGCAGGGATATAACAACGTTAAGGTGTATCGCCCGTAA
- the xseB gene encoding exodeoxyribonuclease VII small subunit, producing MAKKAPAAPSFEQALSELEQIVTHLESGELPLEDALNEFERGVQLARQGQQTLQQAEQRVQILLNDDKDALLSPFNADQE from the coding sequence ATGGCAAAAAAAGCACCCGCCGCGCCTAGCTTTGAACAAGCTCTGAGCGAACTAGAACAGATTGTGACTCATTTAGAATCTGGCGAACTGCCATTAGAAGACGCGCTCAATGAGTTCGAACGTGGCGTTCAGCTTGCACGTCAAGGGCAGCAGACGCTGCAACAGGCCGAACAGCGCGTACAGATCCTACTCAATGACGATAAGGACGCCCTTTTATCCCCTTTTAACGCGGATCAAGAATAA